DNA sequence from the Lycium barbarum isolate Lr01 chromosome 5, ASM1917538v2, whole genome shotgun sequence genome:
AATTAACCACATAGTCATTCACAAAGTAATATATTACTTGAACAGATAATGCAACTTGTATGCTAACCCATTTTCTTTGAAAGATAGAAAATCAATTCACATCCAAGTTTTCATAAAGTAACAACTTAGTAATTAACCAAGTAATAAAGATATTGCTATTGTTTCAAACTTCAAACACTAAAATACTGCTAATGCAAGATTTGGGGCAATCAAATTTTGTGTtaattagcaaaaaaaaaaaaaaaaaaaaaatcttgaactCATTCAAGACAAAGATCGGAGGAAGAAAATGATAAATTCACTCCTAAAAAATAGACGGCATTAAAAAAAATCCGATTTGTCAAATAACTTTTTGGAGGAGAATATGGCTCAATATCTCTTCTTaatgaataataaaaaaaaataaaaaaaacatggCTCAGCATGAGTAATGTTAATAAATACACAGCAAGTATTCATCCAAGTTTGATCGTACCGCAAAGAGCCAAAATCCCAAAATAAAAACCCTGAAAAGTAATTAGGAAGCCTTCTCTTAGGTATTCGATAATATTGGTCCTACAAACCATTACAAGAATGATATTTTTCATTAGTCAATTGACATAGCGTATTTTCTATAAGAACAAACCAATTGCACTTCATGCATCATTTAATAGGCAAAATAtcattgttgtcacgacccagccccgtgggccgcgactggcaccctacctgggtacccaaaccgaatcgcacgttcattttcaaatccaaacttatttcataatttttcgaaatcatatcgaacataatttatatcaagtatgtcttaagcggtcgtgccaaatcaaaatgtcatattaaatacaaactgagcggcggaatggacatcgccggtcaaaagtgcaaatataagcataagggccatttggggccggcataacaaatagaccgccttaagaccagaaaacggaatcagacaaacatacataggaccctcgccccacatatatgactacaggcctctacgaactcaaaacaaagacatatggcgagacagggccccgccgtacccaaatagtcaaatataccaaatatatacaaagcaaaaagagtctgtaccaaaagtggactccggatcaaataggagaactccggaatagcaagaagtgaagcctactgcggaggatcaccgatatctgcacctgcgggcataaaacgcagcccccgaagaaagggggtcagtacgaaatatatactgagtatgtaaagcacggagtacagaaatatggatcaaaaccgaaagcaaatcaaatatcagagtggagtacaaatgggtagatcaaaatctatatcgaaatcatatacgtatacataatgcaaatgaaatcatgcaaacgcttaggaacggggtcgccactccgacgctggcgccacacacagcataacaccagagggtttcaaatctccgtacatccccgaacacaagcataatcataggtgagcgtatcgcatcacgagccatatcacagcataactccaaacggaacccagccctatggcgaagcctcgggaaccgtaacacagcatacggccgaattgtcataaggcgcacgaatcaaaaccggcccgggaaccggtgaacgaagtcataataaggcacgagcggagtcgtgagcaaaccaatgcaattcgtacttcagaatagttttccaaaacaaagtaaacccataagtcctatcataatgcaaaatagtcgggtacttagccgatataaagtttcatttcacaagacatttccaaatagtacgtatagctcaaaacgtaacttagcgtattataatgttcaaaatacatctcataggagggaatttcacaatcgaaagtatcgtatccaactttattcacaaagatagcccaataaggcaaatagggcgtttcagggtagcgggcccacctcgagtcaaagtgaggtggcgaacttgtctttacgaacatttatatgccaaaggtcatacatggtcgttccTAGGTTACCctaccacatttcgataggtttcggacgagtggtggcattctagccaaaacagagcccttaggcttcaatcgaattgaatgaatagtaacttttctgtggatcgggtttcgaggagcagaaatgctccggaagttctcatattcgtctaacacactaagatatgccaaatgaaggagtgggaagctttacatacctcacagacgtcgtaagctctcccgaaagtccagtcccgtttcgtcaaaaatctgcaaatggtcaaagttaccaattgagattcttaggcttaaaaatacCTTTAACTCTacttttgcctaccgaaatttcggcagcatttcccctataaatctaacatccccgaggcttggctcggctcaagatacatcaatcacaacagcccacacgtcaacaagcaacacaaacaacaatcaaaccattctagcttcaaaattctactttgttatctaagttggcaactttcattcaaactttcaaaactccaattctacgtctacataattgtattcatttcctcattcaaacttatacaatcacatcctaactacaatccaagccatacacgaaattacactaaaatccattatgttccataattcttcaaaacaatcaaaagttcacgacgaacattctaactcacgtcgtttcattccgaattcattaacatcattataagttcatatctaaagtctctagcaccctaaatatacaatgatatacataatgataccaagggtatacgctttccgataatatccaaaatcatttttcaacgccaatttcattcaccaattaatcatttacgacataagggtcacaacaacacattataccaacttaaccaagatcaattcacatcaattttcctctctatggctcacggccaacacacactatccacacacacccacgactttctatttatatcaaaattacgggattctcgtctatttccaatccttaacacattcatatcaattctataacattagaggggcaaaattcttaccttttcttgattttccgacttgtcgcaaacgtagttcttgtgccaaacaaattgtatcacgtcggagagcgtcttgtgcttactatacttaccaaagggacacgattttgtgatcaaaacaaaaggctagaaaaaaaaatattttgttgaggaatatgtggttcggccgagagcctcttttgttggtggtcttgaattttatttttttgttcttgatactACTAAGagataagttgatatatatccttatccttggtcatgtgcctagcacatgacattaaagaaatgggtttgggccattgttgtggccggccaccctccattctttgggcctcaattttgtgttctaattcttggcccaattcacaaaagtcccgttttgtaattcccgaaactaatttccgaaactccaaatttattctcggccttccccgaggtcttaacaataataattccataaccaacatagtcatattcactaaaatcaaattatgtccttataacacacaagtcgtaattatttcacgatttccaattatacgaaaacacgggatataacaattgttGAAGATAAGTCTGGCTAAGCGAATTGTAAGTAGTACCAAACTATCAATCAATGCAAAATAAAAAAGCAACATCAACAACCGGTAAAGTGAGAGCATCCAACCTCAGGAAGTACTTGTTAGGCGTGAAATTCAACCGGAAAAGCGAGAGAGTCCAATATAAGAGGAAGAGGCGTGACTTACTGAGTTTTAAATTGTGAAAGCGGTGTTTATTGGGCTGAAGAGGTGTTTTTAGGCAAGGTTTTGTCTTTTTCTGATGCTGAAAATTAGTGAATCTAGCAAAAATCTGTAAAAATAGATAAATGTGAATCCTGTGTTATAGTTGTGCCACGTCAGCAGGCCTATGtcctgcttttatatatatatatatatatatatatatatatatatatatatatatatatatatatatatatatatatacagagagagagagagagagagagagagagagagagagagagattattGACCAGAAAAAATgagttaaaaaaacaaaaaaaaaagagaaaaaagataaatataaatatgattgatcagaaaaaatgagtaaaaaaaaccaaaaaaaggagaaaaaagataaatgtaaatgctggccatagagaggtgtcacatcaccttgtctatgcctagttttatattatatatagattattgcTTTATATACTTTTTACTAATTTATTCATTCTATTTCTCTAGTCATTATTGGCTTTATTATTCACTATTTATAACAAATCAAATCAAGTATCATTTAGACCATAAATGAATTTAACTGTACTCTTTTTTAGGGTAAATAATTTGGCGCTCACCGTgggggctaaggataatagtaATATTGCTTTGTTGCTCTAATTACTTTACTTATTACTTTTTAATCTCTGTCACTAGGTAGTTTTTTGATGACGAACACTGAAAACCAAATTATATTGATGTAGTATTGAACAACACTAATGCATAGGAAAGGAATCCGGCAACAGGAGAAGTTAGGGTGGGGAGTCATCAAGACCAGGTTTCTCCTCGTGAATCCAAGTATACGGGAAACAATTTAACTCCCATGATGAGCATGAAGAAGAAGTAGCAGCTGCAAACCATGGGTTGGCAAAAATCTTGGACCTGCTGAAAAAGCAATAAAAGGCATGATTATCAAATTATGTTTCTTTTACTCTTCGGAACCTAATGAATGATCTTAAATCTTCCTCTTGGCGGCATGGAATTGATATTGTTTGAATCTTTGATCATAATTTAGGGAtatttctttgtttatatttACAATTAAATACCCCTTTTGCGTTGTTGTTCTTCGAAGGGTTAGATGAGATAGTTGATTATGCcaattggaaatattgtgtattATTTTTTTCGTCGTTATTATTTGTTggtgttttaatttattatttttgaTTAAATGTAATAAAATGAGACAACATTTCATCATTTTATACTTGCTATTTTTCCTTTAAATTTTATTATTTGATGCTTTtaatttaattgtttaattatagtaaaataaatAAGATAACATTCATCATTTTGACCTTGTAATTTTCaagttttaataatatatataacATTTAAAATGTTTAAGCCCATTGATATGGAATACACGTGCAACACACGTGATCAGAGACTaatattattaaaaataaaaaaataaaaaaataataaaaacttCTACTCGAATACATCACTTTTATGATATTGTCATAATCCATAAAGAAAACATTTCCAGCGTACATGACACAAACTGGACTACAAAGAAAACAATACTCGTCGGAAGAATCAAGACATTCATTGTTTTCAGCATAAAGACCAACGTTAAGATTGTCAAACTTGAATATTTTCCCAATACCAACAGAACATGATCAAGTAAGACAACAAAAGAGAATGAGAAGTGTCATGCTTCCATTGAAACACATCATTCTAGAATTCACAACAAATTGATATCGAAGAGAAACCGAGATAATTGAAACTGTTTTAAAAAGTCTATATTGAATTATGTGTAGAGTAACCGAAAAATTAATATGATACAATCTTTTAAAAACAACTTGTCGAAGCGTAACATTGACACCGTTCACATAGATAAGGAAATAGTAATTTGTCGAAAATTTATGAGTGAAAATTGGTGTATGTTATTTGAAATACGCCTTGAAACAAGTATATTTCAATATGACTTGGCAAATATTGAAATTCAACTTGTAAAATATTGATAGCTAAAATATATTTATGTGctgaaattcaatttttaaaattactCATAGCTAAAATACTTGTTTATAAATGCTTAGATTCCATATTTACATATAGTTGAATTGTTTATGTCCAAATGGGTAAAACTAGGGGTATGCATGGGTGGGTTCGGCCGATTAATTTATAAAATTTACACCATATCAATTTTTGGTTATTCTGTTTTGTATAATcaaaattagacttttcaaaACCATCTCAATCATATTGGTTTCTCTTTGATATCAGTACGGTTCGATTATTTTCggtatttttaaaaaaatgttatGTGAGAGTCACTAGTAGAAGTTAGAACGCAATAAGATGCATATTGAATTAGGCTTTGGCAAAACTCTGTAGacatttttgttttttgaaaggTTATGAATCAAGGTAACATGAAAAATGGACTTAATAAATTAGCTGAGACAACGGCGATACATATTATACAAGTGGAAAAAATATTAATCGAGCTAGAATTACTCAAGAATAGAGTATATTAGAAGATTAAGAATCCAACGAGAAAAATTCTAAAGCATAAAAGAGAAAGATATCCAATACCTGGCTTGCTACTCAAAATGATGGAAATAATTCGGTTTCAATAGGAGTAGTAGAATAGATTTTGGAGTTGGGACTTTGGGTGTTAATTACATGTTGGCTTGTAGACATTTCTGTAAACCGAGGCCCAAggagaaaaaaataatattttgttatctttaaacttaatatatagaaacatgttttatatataaatttattCGGTACAGTTCTAtaatttttttgatttatttttataaaattaaaagctATCAAATTATTTCGTTATGGTTATAAAATTATAAAAACTTaagatttaatttttaaaaatctaaaaatcTAAAAATCGATACGGGTGATTTGTTTTAGGTAATCGATTTTTAAAGTgggataatttcaataatatacaattcaGCATATAAAATTACATTCACatagttatatttttaattttcaatcCACATAGCCAACATTTTTTTTCACAATAGTATTTTAAAATACGATATATAGCATTATACACTTACGATAGATAATGTATAAACTTGTATAAAAGTGCATAATAACGAATAAAATGACTATTTCAGATAATATTAAAAAAAGAGACATTTCacataaatattttctccaaatcgACATAGAaagttatttttccttttaaagaTCCATGGGATCCAATGATCCATTGACACCTGATACACTTTTGTCACGAGTGGAAAAATAATCATAGTGACCGTGACAGTTTTTTGCCTTTTTTATTCCTTCCTGTAAAGACCTGGACAGTTGAACATTTGCAGTCAATAGTACATTTCTGTCTCTTTCTGTTTTACCCTATGTTCTGCCCTCTTCTTTGACCAGAATTGCAGGTGATCCTTCTGTATTCAGTACGCTATCCGTCCAAAGAAATCAATAatgtaatttttaaaatttatcaaattattcttatttaataaaaataaattattatttttcttattagaTCATGTAGAAGTAGTAAATCTTTTAATATTGTGAATACATTAATATTAAATTTTTATTTGactttttcaatcatcatttaaatatattattttaattTGTCATTTTTTATCTAAGAATAAAGTTGAAAAAAATTAGTCTTCTTAGAAACTACGGTGACATTTATTATGGAACGGAGGTAGTATTTCTTAACGCACACGTGACTAATCTTGCACATACACGTAAACGACGTCCATCTATTTTGAAATACAGATACATATAGCAATTTGCTATGCCTTTTCTTGAGGATTCATCCACCAAGATTTTAGCTTTCTGGTTGAATTTGATTTATTAACAACAGAACTAGGTATTTATCTGTTTATTGTTTCAAACGTTTTTTTGTGGAAGATAACGTTGTTTTTTGCTGAATTGATAGTAAATTGAGTTCTGATGATGTAGTTTAAACTTTAATTAATATTCATTTCTGATGAGATATTGTATTTTCATGTATTATTAGTATGCTGATctgaaattttgttcttttgaaaatactgaaaaaagataaaaatttgctctgctttttttttttcactttagtaATTCATCTATCAAGATTTCAGTTTTCTGCTTGAATTTGATTCCTTTACATTCCTCTGtttattgttttgttttttttgggaTATTTACCCATATAGCTGTCAGTTTACCGAATAATTTTTGTAACAGGTGTACATATTATTATACATCTGTCGACTATTTTTTGTTTAAGCGGTTGGGTGGCGGGCTATTTAGGTGAATTCTtctaaaaaaaagtttttttttttggaagataAAAAAGTTTGTCTTTAGCTGAATTGATAGTCGATTGAGTTTTGGTGATGAAGTTTAAactttaatttattttcattttatttaaaGTTTACAGCTTGTATTTTGACTTATAATTAGCATGTTGATCAGAAAAGTTGTTCTTTTAGCCTACTTTTATTAttgaaaaaggattttatttGGAGTTGACATTTTTGGGTTTTGAATAAATGGTTTTTGCTGAATCGATAGTCAACTGAGTCCTGGTGATGTAGCTTAAATTTAAGTAATTCTCGTTTGTTTTCAGGGTTTAAGTTCTTGGTATTGTATTTTCTTGTATTATTAGCACGCTGATAAGAAAATTTCGTTCTTTTATCGATAAAAGAAGAAGATTTTATTTAGAGTTGACATTTTGTGGTTTTGAATACTTGATTCTTGCAGATAAGATGAAAATTGATGAAGGTTTCATGGGGCTATATGACTATGAGGCAGGATCGACAAATAAATTAGAGGATGAAGCTTGTTCATTTTTCCCTGATCCGAATCTGATTAATAATCTCAAGGTTAGTGATAATTTAGTCAACACGAATCATGTTGACATGAGTCCATTTCAATCTGTTGTGGAACCAAATACCGAAGCCTGTTCCTTTTTCCCTGATGATAATCTCAGAGATAGCGATAATCTAGTCAACAGGAATGGTGATATTAGTCCATTCCAATCTGATGTGGAACCAAATACTTTAGTCCCATCAACTGCAGATGATGCCTTTCACGAGgattatgatttcagtgatgtgGTGCTTAAGTATATAAATCAAATGCTTATGGAAGAGGACATTGAAGAAAAGAATTGCATGTTTCAAGAGTCTGCAGCTCTTCAAGCTGCAGAAAGATCGTTTTATGATGTTATCGGACAGAAGTACCCTCCTTCCCAAAATCACGAGAaaccattcaatttaggtcagaATGGACATTATACTGATCATAGCAGTTTTTCCTATAGTGCAAATGATGGTAGTGATGACGTGTCACATGTGCCTCATGTTACTGATGGTGTTGCTTTGCATTCAACTTCTCGGTCATCCTATAGTTCGTCAGGTACTATCACGGATGTGCATGTGGATTCTCCTGCGAGCACAGAAAGGGTTCCCGACATATTTAGCGACAGAGAGTCTATTATGCAGTTTAAGAAAGGGGTGGAGGAGGCAAGTAAGTTCCTTCCTACGGGCAATAGCTTGCTTGCTGATGTGAGATATAATGTAGCGGGAAAGGAGCAGTATGAAGAGAGAAAAGATGCAGTACTAAAGTATGGGCAAAAACAATCTCCCGAAAGGTCGAGAGGGAAGAAAAATACCCTTCATGAAGATGTAGTAGATTCAACAGAAGGGAAAAATAACAAGCAATCTGCAGTGTTTTCTGAATCAATTGTTCGATCAGAAATGTTTGATAGCGTGCTGTTATGCAGTGCAGGAAAACATGAATCTGCTCTTCGTGAGACCTTTCAGGCTATATCAAGGCAAAATGCATTAGAGAATGGCCCTTCAAAGGGATCTAATGGCAAGAAgttacaaggaaagaaaaaaaggGGTAAAAGAGATGTAGTAGACTTGAGAACTCTCCTTACAAATTGTGCACAAGCTGTTGCTGCAGGTAATCAAAGAACAGCAAATGAGCTTCTGAAGCAGATCAGGCAAAGTTCTTCTCCTTTGGGTGATGGGATGCAGAGGCTGGCCCATTATTTCGCTGATGGGCTTGAAGCCCGGATGGCTGGTTCCGGTACTCATATTTATAAAGCCCTTATTACACGGCCCGCATCAGCATCTGATGTATTGAAAGCTTACCACCTACTGCTTGCTGCCTGCCCGTTTCGGAAAATGTCTAGCTTTTTCTCGAATAAGACAATTATGAATCTAGCTGAAAAGGCTTCGACTGTACATATTATAGACATTGGCATTATGTATGGTTTTCAATGGCCTGGCCTCATACAACGTCTCTCTTCTAGATCAGGTGGACCTCCAAAGCTTCGTATAACCGGGATTGATTTTCCAAATCCTGGTTTCCGACCAGCAGAGAGGGTTGAGGAAACGGGGAGACGGTTAGCTCATTATGCTGAGAGCTTCAATGTTCCTTTCGAGTTCAATGCTATAGCGCAGAAGTGGGAAACGGTTAAACTCGAGGATCTTAAGATCAATAAGGGCGAGGTTCTTGTTGTAAACTGTCTGTACCGTTTTAAAAATCTACTTGATGAGACCGTGGTGGTAAATAGTCCAAGAGATGTTGTTCTGAATCTTATCAGGAGGTTGAATCCAGATGTTTTCATACTGGGGATTGTAAGTGGTGGTTATAATGTCCCATTCTTTATCTCACGATTCCGCGAGGCTATTTTTTACTACTCGTCGTTGTTTGATATGCTTGATGCTATTATTCCCCGGGAAGTACATGAGAGAATGCTGGTTGAAAAGAATATACTTGGTCCGGAGGCAATGAATGTCATCGCGTGCGAAGGTGCTGAGAGAATTGAGAGGCCAGAAACATACAAGCAGTGGCAAGTCCGAATTGTGAAGGCTGGTTTTCGACAGCTTCCTTTGGATGAGGAGATCATGAGAAT
Encoded proteins:
- the LOC132640337 gene encoding scarecrow-like protein 14 — translated: MKIDEGFMGLYDYEAGSTNKLEDEACSFFPDPNLINNLKVSDNLVNTNHVDMSPFQSVVEPNTEACSFFPDDNLRDSDNLVNRNGDISPFQSDVEPNTLVPSTADDAFHEDYDFSDVVLKYINQMLMEEDIEEKNCMFQESAALQAAERSFYDVIGQKYPPSQNHEKPFNLGQNGHYTDHSSFSYSANDGSDDVSHVPHVTDGVALHSTSRSSYSSSGTITDVHVDSPASTERVPDIFSDRESIMQFKKGVEEASKFLPTGNSLLADVRYNVAGKEQYEERKDAVLKYGQKQSPERSRGKKNTLHEDVVDSTEGKNNKQSAVFSESIVRSEMFDSVLLCSAGKHESALRETFQAISRQNALENGPSKGSNGKKLQGKKKRGKRDVVDLRTLLTNCAQAVAAGNQRTANELLKQIRQSSSPLGDGMQRLAHYFADGLEARMAGSGTHIYKALITRPASASDVLKAYHLLLAACPFRKMSSFFSNKTIMNLAEKASTVHIIDIGIMYGFQWPGLIQRLSSRSGGPPKLRITGIDFPNPGFRPAERVEETGRRLAHYAESFNVPFEFNAIAQKWETVKLEDLKINKGEVLVVNCLYRFKNLLDETVVVNSPRDVVLNLIRRLNPDVFILGIVSGGYNVPFFISRFREAIFYYSSLFDMLDAIIPREVHERMLVEKNILGPEAMNVIACEGAERIERPETYKQWQVRIVKAGFRQLPLDEEIMRMTTERFKVFDKNFVIDVDSEWLLQGWKGRIGYALSTWKAAY